The following proteins are co-located in the Rhodococcus opacus B4 genome:
- a CDS encoding TIGR03086 family metal-binding protein — MDADEIRRWDARAVQTSVAIVSHVTSRDLQRATPCAQWTLGDLLAHMTVQHLGFAAAAAGSGPDLSRWRPHAAADPVSDYRAAADTVVEAFARDGVGKRQFWLPEISTEFPVPAATAVGFHFLDYVVHSWDVARSLGLDFAPESAMVGVVLPIARRVPDGADRLRAGAAFAPGLTGGAGTADFDTVLSLLGRSPQWHPEYETRRA; from the coding sequence GTGGATGCGGACGAGATCCGGCGCTGGGATGCCCGCGCCGTGCAGACGAGTGTGGCGATCGTGTCGCACGTGACGAGCCGCGACCTGCAGCGCGCGACGCCGTGCGCGCAGTGGACCCTCGGCGACTTGCTGGCCCACATGACCGTGCAGCACCTGGGGTTCGCCGCGGCGGCCGCGGGCAGCGGGCCCGACCTGTCGCGTTGGCGGCCGCATGCGGCGGCGGACCCAGTCTCCGACTATCGCGCGGCGGCGGACACCGTCGTAGAGGCCTTCGCCCGCGACGGCGTCGGAAAACGGCAGTTCTGGTTGCCGGAGATCAGCACCGAGTTCCCGGTCCCCGCGGCCACCGCCGTCGGGTTTCACTTCCTCGACTACGTGGTCCATTCGTGGGACGTCGCGCGGTCGCTCGGGCTGGACTTCGCGCCCGAATCCGCCATGGTGGGCGTGGTTCTCCCCATCGCCCGCCGCGTGCCGGACGGCGCGGACCGGCTGCGCGCGGGCGCCGCGTTCGCGCCCGGCCTGACTGGCGGCGCCGGCACCGCCGATTTCGACACCGTCCTGTCGCTGCTCGGCCGGTCACCGCAGTGGCACCCGGAATACGAGACTCGCCGCGCGTGA
- the dapB gene encoding 4-hydroxy-tetrahydrodipicolinate reductase yields MSAAAPIRVGVLGAKGKVGRAICEAVEQAPDLELVAEVDHGDRLESFVEAGTQVVVDFTHPDVVMDNLKFLVSNGIHAVVGTTGFDDTRLDAVRSWVTERPEVGVLIAPNFAIGAVLSMRFAEAAARFFDSVEVIELHHPNKADAPSGTAYRTAALISEARRKAGVGPSPDATTTELDGARGADVDGVRVHSVRLAGLVAHQEVILGTQGETLTIRHDSIDRNSFAPGVLLGVREIGSRPGLTVGIDPLLDL; encoded by the coding sequence GTGAGCGCAGCAGCACCCATCAGGGTCGGGGTTCTCGGGGCCAAGGGCAAGGTCGGCCGGGCGATCTGCGAGGCGGTGGAACAGGCACCGGACCTCGAACTGGTCGCGGAGGTCGATCACGGCGACCGGCTCGAGTCGTTCGTCGAGGCCGGCACCCAGGTCGTCGTCGACTTCACCCACCCCGACGTGGTGATGGACAACCTGAAGTTCCTCGTCTCCAACGGCATTCACGCCGTGGTGGGCACCACCGGGTTCGACGACACCCGGCTCGACGCCGTGCGGTCGTGGGTGACGGAGCGCCCCGAGGTCGGGGTCCTGATCGCCCCCAACTTCGCGATCGGCGCCGTCCTCTCCATGCGTTTCGCCGAAGCCGCAGCACGATTCTTCGATTCCGTCGAGGTCATCGAGTTGCATCACCCCAACAAGGCGGATGCGCCGTCCGGCACCGCCTACCGGACCGCGGCCCTCATCTCGGAGGCCCGCCGCAAGGCCGGCGTCGGACCGAGCCCCGACGCCACGACCACCGAACTGGACGGTGCGCGCGGCGCCGACGTGGACGGCGTGCGGGTGCATTCCGTGCGGCTGGCAGGTCTGGTCGCGCATCAGGAGGTCATCCTCGGCACGCAGGGCGAGACGCTGACCATCCGCCACGATTCGATCGACCGCAACTCCTTCGCCCCCGGCGTCCTGCTCGGTGTGCGGGAGATCGGCTCCCGCCCCGGTCTCACCGTCGGTATCGACCCCCTTCTCGACCTGTGA
- a CDS encoding flavodoxin family protein, whose amino-acid sequence MKSLLVVHHTPSPVTRECLEAVLTGARDPDIDGVEVKSIPALGATVPDVLEADGFLFGTSANFGYMSGALKHFFDTVYYPCLDAVAGRPYGLWVHGNNDTAGAVKSVQKIVTGLALTQVAEILELTGSLDASARERLYELGATVAVTLAEDA is encoded by the coding sequence GTGAAGTCGCTACTCGTCGTCCACCACACGCCGTCGCCGGTGACCCGTGAGTGCCTCGAAGCAGTACTGACAGGCGCCCGGGACCCCGACATCGACGGTGTCGAGGTGAAGTCGATCCCCGCACTCGGCGCGACCGTTCCCGACGTCCTCGAGGCCGACGGGTTCCTGTTCGGGACCTCCGCCAACTTCGGCTACATGTCCGGAGCGCTGAAGCACTTCTTCGACACCGTCTACTACCCATGCCTCGACGCGGTCGCCGGGCGCCCCTACGGTCTGTGGGTGCACGGCAACAACGACACCGCCGGGGCCGTGAAGTCGGTGCAGAAGATCGTGACCGGGCTGGCGCTCACCCAGGTCGCCGAGATCCTGGAACTGACCGGATCCCTCGACGCGAGTGCGCGGGAGCGGTTGTACGAACTCGGTGCGACGGTGGCGGTCACGCTGGCCGAGGACGCCTGA
- a CDS encoding winged helix-turn-helix domain-containing protein, which yields MREMTAAAARRSALWAQGFADRKPAGTPTRRHVRSVLDRVRLFQIDSVSVAVRAHYVPLFSRLGVYDRGLVDSAAWSHSARAPRLLAEYWAHEAAFIPVEDWPLLRWRMHRYRHGRWSGESRVLDRNPTLAADVLDVIGAVGACSAGEVEKHLEVDRPDRKGPWWDRSDTKVVCEQLFASGALAVDKRVAFTRHYDLTERVLPKAVLAEEVSEEDAVRGLVQRSARALGVATEPDLRDYYRLSPAQSASAVEDLVEDGVLERVDVRGWEAPAFVHRDVRVPRRVDGAALLCPFDPLVFCRPRTERVFDFRYRLEIYTPAHKRVHGYYVFPFLLNGELVARVDLKADRASGTLEVRSAFVEPDRSPGHVVEALVPELRRMATWLGLDDVRVDDRGNLGALLAAEASRPRGE from the coding sequence ATGCGTGAGATGACCGCCGCCGCGGCCCGGAGATCGGCGCTCTGGGCACAGGGTTTCGCCGACCGGAAGCCTGCCGGTACACCGACGCGCAGGCACGTCCGCTCGGTCCTGGATCGCGTGCGGTTGTTCCAGATCGACTCGGTGTCGGTGGCCGTGCGGGCCCACTACGTCCCGCTGTTCAGCCGTCTCGGGGTGTACGACCGCGGGCTGGTCGACTCGGCGGCGTGGTCGCACTCCGCCCGCGCACCCCGCCTGCTGGCGGAGTACTGGGCGCATGAGGCGGCGTTCATCCCGGTCGAGGACTGGCCCCTGCTGCGCTGGCGGATGCACCGGTACCGGCACGGGCGATGGTCCGGCGAATCCCGGGTACTCGACCGCAATCCCACTCTCGCCGCCGACGTGCTCGACGTGATCGGCGCCGTCGGTGCGTGCAGCGCGGGCGAGGTGGAGAAACACCTGGAGGTCGACCGGCCCGACCGCAAGGGTCCGTGGTGGGATCGCAGCGACACCAAAGTGGTGTGCGAGCAACTGTTCGCGTCGGGCGCGCTGGCGGTCGACAAGCGGGTCGCCTTCACCCGTCACTACGATCTCACGGAACGGGTGCTGCCGAAAGCGGTCCTCGCCGAGGAGGTTTCGGAGGAGGATGCCGTCCGGGGGCTGGTGCAGCGGTCCGCGCGGGCCCTCGGTGTGGCCACCGAACCCGATCTGCGCGACTACTACCGGCTGTCGCCGGCGCAGAGCGCGTCGGCCGTCGAGGACCTCGTCGAGGACGGCGTGCTCGAACGGGTCGACGTCCGGGGCTGGGAGGCACCGGCATTCGTCCACCGCGACGTCCGGGTTCCGCGCAGGGTGGACGGGGCGGCGCTGCTGTGCCCGTTCGATCCGCTGGTCTTCTGCCGCCCCCGTACCGAGCGGGTATTCGACTTCCGGTACCGCCTCGAGATCTACACCCCCGCGCACAAGCGTGTCCACGGGTACTACGTCTTCCCGTTCCTGCTGAACGGTGAACTGGTCGCGAGGGTCGACCTCAAGGCCGACCGCGCGTCGGGAACGCTCGAAGTGCGATCCGCCTTCGTGGAACCCGACCGGAGTCCGGGGCACGTGGTGGAGGCGCTGGTTCCGGAACTGCGAAGAATGGCAACGTGGTTGGGCCTGGACGACGTCCGGGTGGACGATCGCGGCAACCTCGGTGCCCTCCTCGCGGCCGAGGCGTCGCGGCCGCGAGGAGAGTGA
- a CDS encoding SRPBCC family protein, protein MAVSGVKEFEIKADPATVMAAIAAVDRLPEWSSAHKSVTIESTHDDGRPHRVRMSVSILGISDEQVVDYTFEGDNTVSWHLVESGQQNAQDGSYVLTESGAGTKVTFELTVDPKIPLPGFLVKKAQKTALETASKGLTKFVESL, encoded by the coding sequence ATGGCCGTTTCCGGCGTCAAGGAATTCGAGATCAAGGCCGATCCGGCCACGGTGATGGCCGCGATCGCTGCGGTGGATCGCCTGCCCGAGTGGTCCTCGGCCCACAAGTCGGTCACCATCGAGAGCACGCACGACGACGGCCGCCCCCACCGAGTCCGGATGAGCGTCTCCATCCTCGGGATCAGCGACGAGCAGGTCGTCGACTACACGTTCGAGGGTGACAACACGGTGTCCTGGCACCTCGTCGAGAGCGGCCAGCAGAACGCTCAGGACGGGTCGTACGTCCTCACCGAGTCCGGCGCCGGCACCAAGGTGACCTTCGAGTTGACGGTCGACCCGAAGATTCCGCTGCCGGGGTTCCTCGTGAAGAAGGCGCAGAAGACGGCACTCGAGACCGCGAGCAAGGGCCTGACGAAGTTCGTCGAGAGCCTGTAG
- a CDS encoding toxin-antitoxin system HicB family antitoxin gives MDLGIYVSRLRDDLNAAAALGDEQTRATAAALAAAVEPAARLLLLSALTDFAGEVSSALGDRTVGVRLDGSEAAVDVRRTPASAGPEGERAATAEDLGAAFDDVTGDISRVTLRLMDQIKSKAEEAASQNGVSLNSWVSQAVQGALKDQMRRNGRGDF, from the coding sequence ATGGACCTCGGCATCTACGTCTCCCGGCTGCGAGACGACCTGAACGCGGCAGCCGCACTCGGCGACGAGCAGACCCGCGCGACCGCTGCGGCCCTCGCCGCCGCGGTCGAACCCGCCGCCCGCCTGCTCCTGCTGTCGGCGCTCACCGACTTTGCCGGAGAGGTGTCTTCCGCACTCGGCGATCGCACCGTCGGCGTGCGCCTCGACGGCAGCGAGGCGGCGGTCGACGTGCGCCGCACTCCCGCCTCGGCCGGGCCGGAGGGGGAACGTGCCGCCACCGCCGAGGACCTCGGCGCCGCCTTCGATGACGTCACCGGTGACATCAGCCGCGTCACCCTCCGCCTGATGGATCAGATCAAGTCGAAGGCCGAGGAGGCCGCCTCCCAGAATGGGGTGTCGCTCAATTCCTGGGTGTCGCAAGCGGTCCAGGGCGCGCTCAAGGATCAGATGCGCCGGAACGGGAGAGGTGATTTCTGA
- the thyX gene encoding FAD-dependent thymidylate synthase produces the protein MPQTVPLRVQLVAKTEFFPPADIPWETDADGGEALAEFAGRACYQSWSKPNPRTATNAGYLRHLLEVGHESVLEHGTVSFYITGISRSCTHELIRHRHFSYSQLSQRFVRENEGNVVVPPAIAGDPELEELFAKATDASRTAYGELLEALESKLADTSNVPLRNKQARQAARAVLPNATETRVVVTGNYRAWRHFVSMRATEHADVEIRRVAVECLRQLQASAPNVFGDFEVVDWGDGTEVARSTFSADA, from the coding sequence GTGCCGCAGACCGTGCCGCTCAGGGTGCAACTCGTCGCGAAGACGGAGTTCTTTCCGCCGGCGGACATCCCGTGGGAGACCGACGCCGACGGCGGCGAGGCGCTGGCGGAGTTCGCGGGCCGGGCGTGCTATCAGAGCTGGTCCAAACCGAACCCCCGCACCGCGACCAACGCCGGCTACCTGCGCCATCTGCTCGAGGTCGGGCACGAGTCGGTCCTCGAACACGGCACCGTCAGCTTCTACATCACCGGCATCTCCCGGTCCTGCACCCACGAGCTGATCCGGCACCGCCACTTCTCCTACTCGCAGCTGTCGCAGCGTTTCGTGCGGGAGAACGAGGGGAACGTCGTCGTCCCGCCCGCGATCGCCGGCGACCCGGAACTCGAGGAGCTGTTCGCGAAGGCCACCGACGCCAGCAGGACGGCGTACGGCGAACTCCTCGAGGCCCTCGAATCGAAGCTGGCCGACACCTCCAACGTGCCGCTGCGCAACAAGCAGGCGAGGCAGGCGGCGAGGGCTGTCCTGCCCAACGCGACCGAGACCCGCGTGGTGGTCACCGGCAACTACCGGGCCTGGCGGCACTTCGTCTCGATGCGGGCCACCGAGCACGCCGACGTGGAGATTCGCCGTGTCGCGGTCGAGTGTCTGAGGCAGCTGCAAGCGTCCGCACCGAATGTCTTCGGCGACTTCGAGGTAGTGGACTGGGGCGACGGCACAGAGGTGGCGCGGAGCACGTTTTCCGCCGACGCGTGA
- the dapA gene encoding 4-hydroxy-tetrahydrodipicolinate synthase has protein sequence MTYGDSASPVERPFGTVSTAMVTPFTSDGKLDVDAGVRLAAYLVDNGCDSLVLAGTTGESPTTTENEKLELLRAVIDAVGNRAKIIAGAGSNDTAHSVELARDAARAGAQGLLVVTPYYSRPPQAGLFAHFTAVANATDLPVMLYDIPPRSVVPIETETIRRLAEHPRIVAVKDAKGDLNAGAELIGTTDLQFYSGDDPLNLPWLSVGATGFVSVIGHLVPGRLRELHTAFAAGDIARARAINLSLIPVIRSVARLGGVSASKAGLRLIGLDVGEPRLPQVAPTHDQIDLLAADLHAAGVLA, from the coding sequence ATGACCTACGGTGATTCCGCTTCTCCCGTCGAGCGTCCGTTCGGCACCGTGTCCACAGCGATGGTGACGCCGTTCACCTCGGACGGAAAGCTGGACGTCGACGCCGGTGTCCGCCTCGCGGCGTACCTCGTCGACAACGGGTGCGACTCCCTCGTCCTCGCCGGCACGACCGGTGAGTCGCCGACGACCACCGAAAACGAGAAGCTCGAGCTGCTCCGGGCGGTCATCGACGCGGTGGGCAACCGCGCGAAGATCATCGCCGGCGCGGGCAGCAACGACACCGCGCACAGCGTCGAACTCGCCCGTGACGCCGCCCGCGCGGGCGCGCAGGGCCTCCTCGTCGTCACCCCCTACTACTCGCGTCCGCCGCAGGCCGGGCTGTTCGCGCACTTCACCGCTGTCGCCAATGCCACCGACCTTCCGGTCATGCTCTACGACATTCCACCCCGCTCCGTGGTCCCCATCGAGACGGAGACCATCCGGCGCCTCGCCGAGCACCCGCGCATCGTCGCGGTCAAGGACGCCAAGGGCGACCTCAACGCGGGCGCCGAGCTGATCGGCACCACCGATCTGCAGTTCTATTCGGGTGACGATCCGCTCAACCTGCCGTGGCTGTCGGTCGGCGCGACGGGATTCGTCAGCGTCATCGGGCACCTCGTGCCCGGCCGGCTGCGTGAACTGCACACCGCCTTCGCGGCCGGGGACATCGCCCGCGCCCGCGCCATCAACCTCAGCCTCATCCCGGTCATCCGCTCCGTGGCGCGTCTCGGCGGCGTGAGCGCGTCGAAGGCGGGACTGCGCCTGATCGGCCTCGACGTCGGTGAACCCCGGTTGCCGCAGGTGGCGCCCACGCACGATCAGATCGATCTCCTGGCCGCCGATCTGCACGCTGCGGGGGTGCTCGCGTGA
- a CDS encoding ribonuclease J: MTRPPRRRSASRQAGPPSPTASEPTTPAPVAAEPPKSAPVVADEPSAPKSEQAKSAPVKASSTKGGATNKSSSRSGRRGGNKRQDTRPAAVDPTARLGAPPKAPFKGLRVVALGGIGEIGRNMTVFEHQGKLLIVDCGVLFPEDQQPGVDLILPDFRHIEDRMDDVEAVVLTHGHEDHIGAIPFLLRLRPDLPVVGSRFTLALVAAKCREHRQRPNLVEVVEGQRTEHGPFECEYFAVNHSIPDAIAVAIRTDAGVVLHTGDIKLDQLPLDGRLTDLAGFSRLGDEGVDLFLVDSTNAEVPGFVTPEREIGGVLDNVIGKARQRVIVASFASHVHRIQQVVDVAHRYNRRVAFVGRSMVRNMQIAQDLGYLSVPDGLVVDIDTAANLPDDRLVLISTGSQGEPLSALSRMARGEHRQINIRANDLVVLASSLIPGNENSVFAVVNGLAKRGATVVTQQSAKVHVSGHASAGELLYLYNAVRPTNAMPVHGEWRHLRANAALAKATGVPEERIVLAEDGVVVDMVDGLAEIVGQVPVGHVYVDGLSVGDVGDSTLSDRLVLGEGGFIAINVVIDDHTGRAVSTPEVSGRGFSDDPTALKDAAQLVEAELLRLATEGINDAHRIAQAIRRVVGRWVADKYRRRPMIVPTVIAVPSAEGK; the protein is encoded by the coding sequence GTGACCCGACCGCCTCGTCGTCGCAGCGCCAGCCGCCAGGCAGGTCCCCCTTCCCCCACAGCGAGCGAGCCGACGACCCCGGCGCCCGTCGCCGCCGAGCCGCCGAAGTCCGCGCCCGTCGTGGCCGACGAGCCGAGTGCCCCGAAGTCGGAGCAGGCCAAGTCGGCGCCCGTGAAGGCCTCCTCCACGAAGGGGGGCGCCACCAACAAGTCGTCGTCGCGCTCCGGACGGCGTGGCGGCAACAAGCGTCAGGACACGCGGCCGGCCGCGGTCGATCCGACGGCGCGGCTCGGCGCCCCGCCGAAGGCCCCGTTCAAGGGTCTGCGCGTGGTGGCTCTCGGCGGCATCGGCGAGATCGGCCGCAACATGACCGTCTTCGAGCACCAGGGCAAGCTGCTCATCGTCGACTGCGGTGTGCTGTTCCCGGAAGACCAGCAGCCGGGTGTCGACCTGATCCTCCCGGACTTCCGGCACATCGAGGACCGCATGGACGACGTCGAGGCCGTCGTCCTCACGCACGGCCACGAGGACCACATCGGCGCCATCCCGTTCCTGCTGCGGCTGCGTCCGGATCTTCCGGTCGTGGGTTCGCGGTTCACGCTCGCGCTCGTCGCGGCCAAGTGCCGTGAGCACCGCCAGCGCCCCAACCTCGTCGAGGTCGTCGAGGGGCAGCGCACCGAACACGGCCCGTTCGAGTGCGAGTACTTCGCCGTCAACCACTCGATCCCCGACGCCATCGCCGTCGCGATCCGGACCGACGCCGGAGTCGTGCTGCACACCGGCGACATCAAGCTCGACCAGCTGCCGCTCGACGGCAGGCTCACCGACCTCGCCGGCTTCTCCCGTCTCGGCGACGAGGGTGTCGACCTGTTCCTCGTCGACTCCACGAACGCCGAGGTGCCGGGATTCGTCACCCCCGAGCGTGAGATCGGGGGAGTGCTCGACAACGTCATCGGCAAGGCCCGCCAGCGCGTGATCGTGGCCTCCTTCGCCAGCCACGTGCACCGCATCCAGCAGGTCGTCGACGTCGCGCACCGGTACAACCGGCGGGTCGCGTTCGTGGGCCGGTCGATGGTCCGCAACATGCAGATCGCGCAGGATCTCGGCTACCTGAGCGTGCCGGACGGTCTGGTCGTCGACATCGACACCGCGGCCAACCTGCCCGACGACCGGCTCGTGCTCATCTCCACCGGCTCGCAGGGAGAACCGCTGTCGGCGTTGTCGCGGATGGCCCGCGGCGAGCACCGGCAGATCAACATCCGGGCCAACGACCTCGTCGTGCTGGCCTCGTCGCTGATTCCCGGCAACGAGAACTCCGTGTTCGCCGTCGTCAACGGCCTCGCCAAGCGCGGCGCCACGGTCGTCACGCAGCAGAGCGCGAAGGTGCACGTCTCGGGTCACGCGTCGGCGGGCGAGCTCCTGTACCTGTACAACGCGGTCCGGCCCACCAATGCGATGCCCGTCCACGGCGAGTGGCGCCACCTGCGCGCCAACGCCGCCCTCGCGAAGGCCACCGGCGTGCCGGAGGAGCGGATCGTGCTCGCCGAGGACGGAGTGGTGGTCGACATGGTCGACGGTCTCGCCGAGATCGTCGGGCAGGTTCCCGTCGGGCACGTCTACGTCGACGGATTGTCCGTCGGCGACGTCGGTGACTCCACGCTGTCGGACCGGCTGGTCCTCGGCGAGGGCGGGTTCATCGCCATCAACGTCGTCATCGACGACCACACGGGACGCGCGGTCAGCACCCCCGAGGTGTCCGGACGCGGATTCTCCGACGACCCGACGGCCCTCAAGGACGCGGCGCAGCTGGTCGAGGCGGAGCTGCTGCGACTGGCCACCGAGGGCATCAACGACGCTCACCGCATCGCCCAGGCGATCCGGCGCGTCGTCGGCAGATGGGTGGCCGACAAGTACCGTCGCCGGCCGATGATCGTCCCGACCGTCATCGCGGTGCCGTCGGCGGAGGGCAAGTAG
- a CDS encoding TIGR03085 family metal-binding protein: MTFARDERLALVDSMAEFGPDAPTLCGTWTNRDLAAHLIVRERRLDAAPGIVVGLLAGYTERVQSETATRPWSRLLDEVRSGPPMWSPMYWVDAQVNLGEMFVHHEDVRRAHDGWEPRVLPGDRQDALWGLARKVGKLGYRHAPVTVVLERPSGEQATVRTAGAGPVILRGEPSELALHAFGRNQVRIETEGDAADIEAVTSLDRGF, translated from the coding sequence GTGACCTTCGCCAGAGATGAACGCCTCGCCCTCGTCGACTCGATGGCCGAATTCGGTCCCGACGCCCCGACCCTCTGCGGGACGTGGACCAACCGGGACCTGGCCGCCCACCTGATCGTGCGCGAACGGCGCCTCGACGCTGCCCCGGGCATCGTCGTGGGTCTGCTCGCCGGGTACACCGAACGCGTCCAGAGCGAGACGGCGACGCGTCCGTGGAGCCGACTGCTGGACGAGGTCCGGTCGGGTCCGCCGATGTGGTCGCCGATGTACTGGGTGGACGCGCAGGTGAACCTGGGGGAGATGTTCGTCCACCACGAGGACGTGCGCCGAGCCCACGACGGGTGGGAGCCGCGCGTCCTGCCGGGCGATCGTCAGGACGCGCTGTGGGGTCTGGCGCGCAAGGTCGGCAAGCTCGGCTACCGGCACGCCCCGGTGACGGTGGTACTCGAGCGGCCGTCCGGCGAGCAGGCCACCGTCCGCACGGCCGGTGCCGGCCCGGTGATCCTGCGGGGAGAACCGTCGGAACTCGCCCTGCACGCGTTCGGCCGGAATCAGGTGCGGATCGAGACCGAGGGTGACGCCGCCGACATCGAGGCGGTGACCTCCCTCGACCGAGGGTTCTGA